In one Mucilaginibacter ginsenosidivorax genomic region, the following are encoded:
- a CDS encoding cytochrome c oxidase subunit II, with translation MAFKKLINSKTILSFFAAFMLFGTNLLMAQTPAAAAGTGEDANQVDWTGVAYYVLIFFLICLGVAVIGKILKIYDLTLKIQGKKGLKWNNVMGVICLVFLLAGLYGAYWSFTVQGSMTLPEAASIHGVKIDEMFTVTTILTMIVFFITQILLFGFLFKYRHSDKRRAHFLPHNNTIEKVWTIVPAIVLTILVVFGFFTWQKIMDDTDAKGEVASINIDITGHQFAWELRYPGKDGKLGPKSFKLTTASNKLGVDFTKKSSFDDLSADTMYLPVNRSIKLNIQAQDVIHSVYMPHFRVQLNAVPGLPTYFKFTPTITTADMRHKLDDPKFEYLVYCNKICGGGHYNMQKVVRVVSEAEYLEWLSHQKPYLTDGLKKELHFADAEPQKAVSQNRLALNN, from the coding sequence ATGGCATTCAAAAAATTAATAAATTCTAAAACCATACTATCGTTTTTTGCAGCGTTTATGCTTTTTGGCACAAACCTGCTGATGGCGCAAACTCCGGCTGCCGCAGCCGGTACAGGCGAAGATGCCAACCAGGTTGACTGGACGGGTGTTGCCTATTATGTGCTGATATTTTTTCTGATATGCCTTGGTGTAGCTGTAATAGGTAAAATTTTAAAGATCTATGACCTTACCCTTAAAATTCAGGGTAAAAAAGGTTTAAAGTGGAACAATGTAATGGGCGTTATTTGCCTTGTATTCCTGCTTGCAGGTTTATATGGCGCATATTGGTCGTTTACTGTTCAAGGCAGCATGACATTGCCCGAAGCAGCGTCAATCCACGGTGTAAAAATTGATGAAATGTTCACGGTTACTACTATTTTAACCATGATCGTTTTCTTTATCACCCAGATACTGTTGTTCGGATTCCTGTTTAAGTACCGTCATTCTGATAAACGCCGTGCACACTTTTTGCCGCACAACAATACCATTGAAAAAGTATGGACAATTGTGCCGGCTATAGTGCTTACTATCCTGGTTGTGTTTGGTTTCTTTACCTGGCAAAAAATTATGGATGATACCGATGCCAAAGGCGAGGTAGCTTCTATCAATATTGACATCACCGGTCACCAGTTTGCATGGGAATTACGTTACCCAGGTAAAGATGGCAAGTTAGGCCCTAAGAGCTTTAAGCTTACAACCGCTTCAAACAAGTTGGGCGTTGATTTTACAAAGAAAAGCAGTTTTGATGATTTATCTGCCGATACGATGTATCTGCCGGTAAACAGGTCGATTAAATTGAACATACAGGCACAGGATGTAATCCATAGTGTTTATATGCCGCACTTCAGGGTGCAGTTAAACGCTGTTCCGGGATTACCAACATACTTTAAGTTTACCCCGACCATTACTACTGCAGATATGCGTCATAAACTTGATGACCCGAAATTTGAATATTTAGTATACTGTAATAAAATTTGTGGTGGTGGTCACTACAACATGCAAAAAGTTGTACGTGTAGTTTCAGAAGCCGAATACCTGGAATGGTTGTCGCACCAAAAACCTTATTTAACCGATGGGTTAAAAAAGGAGTTGCATTTCGCTGATGCGGAGCCGCAAAAAGCAGTGTCACAAAACAGGTTAGCGTTAAATAATTAA
- a CDS encoding c-type cytochrome, protein MNKIKIIGTLVMIIAASIVVTSCKDKRSTGWEYAPNMYEHTAYDPDQKNSQFKDGKTAQVPPAGTIPVGFTKFDYPNTKEGYELASVEVKTVIAQTQANYADGKLLFAHYCSPCHGLSGQGDGLVVQHGYPPPPSYSKGQSSRGGAMKDLTDGKIYHTITYGVNAMGSYASQLNPEERWKVIMYVHHLQTL, encoded by the coding sequence ATGAATAAGATTAAAATAATAGGAACATTAGTTATGATTATCGCTGCTTCGATAGTTGTAACATCATGTAAAGATAAAAGGAGTACCGGTTGGGAATATGCACCTAACATGTATGAGCATACTGCTTACGATCCTGATCAAAAGAACAGTCAATTTAAAGATGGTAAAACTGCACAGGTACCACCGGCCGGAACAATCCCGGTAGGTTTTACAAAGTTTGATTATCCTAATACCAAAGAAGGTTACGAGCTGGCAAGCGTTGAGGTTAAAACCGTAATTGCGCAAACCCAGGCAAATTATGCTGATGGAAAATTGCTTTTTGCACACTACTGCTCGCCATGCCATGGTTTAAGTGGCCAGGGTGATGGTTTAGTGGTTCAGCATGGTTACCCACCACCGCCGTCTTACTCAAAAGGACAATCATCACGCGGTGGCGCTATGAAGGATTTAACTGACGGTAAAATTTATCATACTATTACTTACGGTGTAAACGCGATGGGCTCTTATGCTTCTCAGTTAAACCCCGAAGAACGCTGGAAAGTGATCATGTATGTTCACCATTTACAAACTTTATAA
- a CDS encoding DUF3341 domain-containing protein, whose product MSSTKYILGIFDDPDDLMHGIDKLQKNSVPIYDVYSPCPIHGIDAKLGIKDSRLGYAAFMFGCLGGTIMFSMVYYMLVHDWPINIGGKNFFAIPDFVPVTFEWTVLWTAFGMTFTFFFATHLFPGRAPRVMDLRATNDKFIIAIDARGNTPNADIDSILKEAGAVEVKHNDRKYVSYE is encoded by the coding sequence ATGAGTAGCACCAAATATATATTAGGAATTTTTGATGATCCCGATGATCTGATGCACGGTATCGACAAATTACAAAAAAATAGTGTCCCTATTTACGATGTTTATTCGCCATGCCCAATTCACGGAATCGATGCTAAATTAGGCATCAAGGATTCGCGTTTAGGATATGCAGCCTTCATGTTTGGCTGTTTAGGCGGCACTATCATGTTCAGCATGGTTTATTATATGCTTGTTCACGATTGGCCAATCAACATCGGCGGTAAAAACTTTTTTGCCATCCCCGATTTTGTACCGGTAACTTTTGAGTGGACGGTATTGTGGACAGCGTTTGGTATGACATTTACTTTCTTTTTTGCTACGCACCTTTTCCCGGGCCGTGCACCAAGAGTAATGGACCTGCGTGCTACCAACGATAAGTTTATCATCGCAATTGACGCAAGGGGCAATACGCCAAACGCAGATATTGATAGTATATTAAAAGAAGCAGGAGCTGTAGAAGTTAAGCATAACGACAGAAAATATGTTAGCTATGAATAA
- a CDS encoding cytochrome c oxidase subunit I gives MDHKMIAKQFLITGITMAVIAMILSILFRIQLAYPDKTFPLLTTLLGHFAPNGRISTEFYLSLVTIHGTIMVFFVLTAGLSGTFANLLIPLQIGARDMASPFMNMLSYWFFFMASVVMLSSFFVQSGPASGGWTIYPPLSALPKAMPGSGMGMTLWLISMVMFVASSLMGGINYVSTVLNMRTKGMDLWKMPLTIWALFLTAILGILAFPVLVAGVVLLIFDRSFGTSFYLSDIVLNGVQQPYEGGSPILFQHLFWFLGHPEVYIVIMPAMGISSEVMSVNSRKPIFGYHAMVYSLIGITVLSFIVWGHHMFVTGMNPFLGGVFMITTLIIAVPSAVKTFNWLATLWRGNIRFTPAMLFAIGMVSFFISGGLTGIFLGNAALDINLHDTYFVVAHFHLVMGSAAIFGMLAGVYHWFPKMFGKLMDEKLGYLHFWLTFIGAYLVFFPMHFMGLDGVPRRYYAFTEFASMQKWLTINTFITWAAIMAALAQVAFIYNFIVSIFAGKKTTQNPWQSNTLEWTAPVEHLHGNWPGEIPTVYRWPYDYSKPGAEEDYIPQTVPFSQTMSSNLPHDFEDNPAGMDELKKFNDKLKANDSESPKES, from the coding sequence ATGGATCACAAAATGATCGCCAAGCAATTCCTTATCACAGGTATTACTATGGCGGTTATCGCAATGATTTTATCAATCCTTTTCAGGATCCAACTGGCTTATCCAGATAAAACATTCCCTTTATTAACAACTTTACTGGGTCACTTTGCACCTAATGGCCGTATCAGTACCGAGTTTTACCTGTCGCTGGTTACCATTCACGGTACTATCATGGTATTCTTTGTATTAACTGCCGGCTTGAGCGGTACCTTTGCCAACTTATTGATCCCTTTGCAGATCGGTGCGCGTGATATGGCTTCGCCTTTCATGAACATGCTATCGTATTGGTTCTTCTTTATGGCCAGCGTGGTTATGTTATCGTCATTTTTTGTTCAAAGCGGCCCTGCAAGCGGTGGCTGGACAATTTACCCGCCGTTATCTGCTTTGCCGAAAGCGATGCCAGGTTCAGGTATGGGTATGACATTGTGGTTAATTAGTATGGTAATGTTTGTTGCATCATCATTAATGGGTGGCATCAACTACGTAAGTACCGTATTAAACATGCGTACAAAAGGGATGGACCTTTGGAAAATGCCTTTAACTATCTGGGCTTTATTCCTTACTGCTATATTAGGTATCCTTGCATTCCCGGTACTTGTTGCAGGTGTGGTGTTGCTGATATTTGACCGTAGCTTTGGTACCAGCTTCTACTTATCTGACATTGTATTGAACGGCGTGCAACAACCTTATGAAGGTGGTAGCCCAATCCTGTTCCAGCATTTATTCTGGTTCCTGGGTCACCCGGAGGTATATATCGTTATTATGCCTGCAATGGGTATCTCATCTGAGGTTATGTCGGTAAACTCACGTAAACCAATCTTTGGTTACCATGCGATGGTTTACTCACTGATAGGTATTACTGTGTTGTCATTCATTGTATGGGGTCACCACATGTTTGTAACCGGGATGAATCCGTTTCTTGGTGGTGTGTTCATGATCACTACGTTGATCATCGCGGTGCCATCTGCGGTAAAAACTTTTAACTGGCTGGCCACACTATGGCGCGGTAACATCAGGTTTACACCTGCCATGTTGTTCGCTATCGGGATGGTGTCATTCTTTATCTCTGGTGGTTTAACAGGTATCTTCCTGGGTAACGCTGCTTTGGATATCAACCTGCACGATACTTACTTTGTTGTTGCCCACTTCCACCTGGTAATGGGTTCGGCAGCTATATTTGGTATGCTTGCCGGTGTTTACCACTGGTTCCCTAAAATGTTTGGTAAACTGATGGACGAGAAGTTAGGTTACCTGCACTTCTGGTTAACTTTCATTGGCGCTTACCTGGTGTTCTTCCCTATGCACTTTATGGGTCTGGATGGCGTTCCCCGTCGTTACTACGCGTTCACCGAGTTTGCGTCGATGCAAAAATGGTTAACTATAAATACGTTTATTACATGGGCGGCTATCATGGCAGCTTTGGCACAGGTGGCTTTCATATATAACTTTATTGTATCGATATTTGCAGGTAAAAAAACCACGCAAAACCCATGGCAGTCAAACACCCTGGAGTGGACAGCACCTGTAGAGCATTTGCATGGCAACTGGCCCGGCGAAATACCTACTGTTTACCGTTGGCCATATGATTACAGCAAGCCTGGTGCCGAAGAGGATTATATACCACAAACAGTACCTTTCTCTCAAACCATGAGCTCTAACCTGCCGCATGATTTTGAAGATAACCCTGCCGGTATGGATGAGTTGAAAAAATTTAACGACAAGCTGAAAGCAAACGACAGCGAATCACCAAAAGAATCTTAA
- a CDS encoding quinol:cytochrome C oxidoreductase, whose protein sequence is MSTHNSFDEQFVFTGKVKTLSLAAIAVGVVTIIAGFLTNGERTFANLLLMGYYFACVCMAGVFFCALQYVAQAGWSASLIRVPQAFAKTLPIAATILLGIVVAGLFITHTTEIEGKQVVAPYLYKLWAIAGVEIKGNANFDPIIAGKHVFLNKGFFLTRMIVFMGSYAIFGQLLVKYSEGEDDLGGMFYYKKSFTISCLFLVIFGFTTPIFAFDTIMSLEAHWFSTMFGWYNFAAMWVSCLAIITLTIIYLRQSGYMQWITQDHLHNLGQLMFGFSIFWTYVWFAQFLLIYYANIPEETVYFIRRWEPEFKPWFWLNIVINFLAPLLIIMARDSKRTTSVLKVTCFILIIGHWLDYFQMVMPGTVGPTSHWYTEILWIEVGVAIGFVGLFVFLTMSALSKFKSMIPKKHPFLQESLHHHI, encoded by the coding sequence ATGAGCACTCATAATAGTTTCGACGAGCAATTTGTGTTTACCGGTAAGGTAAAGACATTGAGCCTTGCTGCGATAGCAGTGGGGGTTGTAACCATAATTGCCGGATTTTTAACAAATGGTGAACGTACCTTTGCAAACCTATTGCTGATGGGGTATTACTTTGCCTGTGTTTGTATGGCCGGTGTATTTTTCTGCGCGTTGCAATATGTAGCCCAGGCAGGCTGGTCGGCATCATTGATTCGCGTACCACAGGCATTCGCAAAAACGTTGCCCATTGCGGCTACTATATTACTTGGTATTGTTGTAGCAGGTTTGTTTATAACACACACTACCGAAATTGAAGGCAAACAGGTGGTTGCACCTTATTTATATAAGTTGTGGGCCATCGCCGGTGTTGAAATTAAGGGAAATGCCAATTTTGACCCAATTATTGCCGGTAAACACGTATTTTTAAATAAGGGATTCTTTTTAACCCGTATGATTGTGTTCATGGGTAGCTACGCTATTTTTGGCCAGTTACTTGTGAAATACTCTGAAGGCGAAGATGATTTGGGTGGTATGTTTTACTACAAAAAGAGTTTTACCATTTCATGTTTGTTCCTGGTAATATTTGGTTTCACTACGCCAATATTCGCTTTTGATACCATTATGTCGTTAGAAGCACACTGGTTCTCGACTATGTTTGGCTGGTACAACTTTGCAGCAATGTGGGTTAGTTGTTTAGCCATCATTACCTTAACAATTATTTATTTAAGGCAAAGTGGTTACATGCAATGGATTACACAAGACCATTTGCATAACCTGGGCCAGCTGATGTTTGGTTTCTCTATCTTCTGGACCTATGTATGGTTTGCACAGTTCTTACTGATCTATTACGCCAACATTCCTGAAGAAACAGTTTATTTTATTCGCAGATGGGAGCCCGAATTTAAGCCGTGGTTCTGGTTAAATATTGTAATTAACTTTTTAGCGCCATTGCTGATCATCATGGCACGTGATTCAAAACGTACCACCAGCGTGTTAAAGGTTACCTGCTTTATTTTAATTATCGGTCACTGGTTAGATTATTTCCAGATGGTAATGCCAGGTACGGTAGGCCCAACATCACACTGGTATACAGAGATACTTTGGATTGAGGTGGGTGTTGCTATTGGCTTTGTAGGGTTGTTTGTATTTTTGACTATGAGCGCGTTAAGTAAGTTCAAATCAATGATACCTAAGAAACACCCTTTCCTGCAGGAGAGCCTTCATCATCACATATAA